In Bombus huntii isolate Logan2020A chromosome 3, iyBomHunt1.1, whole genome shotgun sequence, a single genomic region encodes these proteins:
- the LOC126864155 gene encoding COA8 family protein CG14806, mitochondrial isoform X2, whose protein sequence is MIRMYNYVQIKQWNYAIRLFSAVSSNLKAPVQADLIGPPDPVSNLRPIIFAKSEDESLLEKKFREAREDTQIWNQNFWTEHNSTFIEERKQFQETLKAQGKTSITADDMSVFYKEFLDKNWQMHLNYNIAWYKRNVKLLFLEIRVRISKLKFR, encoded by the exons ATGATTCGAATGTATAATTACGTTCAAATAAAACAGTGGAACTATGCAATCCGATTGTTTAGTGCT GTATCTTCTAACCTAAAAGCTCCTGTACAAGCTGATTTAATCGGACCGCCTGATCCGGTTTCGAATTTAAGGCCGATCATTTTTGCAAAATCTGAGGATGAAAGCCTGCtagaaaaaaaattcagaGAAGCCAGAGAAGACACGCAAATTTGGAATCAAAATTTTTGGACGGAACATAATAGTACCTTCATAGAG GAACGTAAGCAATTTCAAGAAACTCTAAAAGCACAAGGAAAAACGTCAATTACTGCGGATGATATGTCAGTgttttataaagaatttttagaTAAAAATTGGCAGATGCacttaaattataatatcgcATGGTATAAAAGAAATGTTAAATTACTATTCCTTGAGATCAGAGTAAGAAtatctaaattaaaatttagatAA
- the LOC126864155 gene encoding COA8 family protein CG14806, mitochondrial isoform X1, translating to MIRMYNYVQIKQWNYAIRLFSAKVSSNLKAPVQADLIGPPDPVSNLRPIIFAKSEDESLLEKKFREAREDTQIWNQNFWTEHNSTFIEERKQFQETLKAQGKTSITADDMSVFYKEFLDKNWQMHLNYNIAWYKRNVKLLFLEIRVRISKLKFR from the exons ATGATTCGAATGTATAATTACGTTCAAATAAAACAGTGGAACTATGCAATCCGATTGTTTAGTGCT aaGGTATCTTCTAACCTAAAAGCTCCTGTACAAGCTGATTTAATCGGACCGCCTGATCCGGTTTCGAATTTAAGGCCGATCATTTTTGCAAAATCTGAGGATGAAAGCCTGCtagaaaaaaaattcagaGAAGCCAGAGAAGACACGCAAATTTGGAATCAAAATTTTTGGACGGAACATAATAGTACCTTCATAGAG GAACGTAAGCAATTTCAAGAAACTCTAAAAGCACAAGGAAAAACGTCAATTACTGCGGATGATATGTCAGTgttttataaagaatttttagaTAAAAATTGGCAGATGCacttaaattataatatcgcATGGTATAAAAGAAATGTTAAATTACTATTCCTTGAGATCAGAGTAAGAAtatctaaattaaaatttagatAA